The Rhodospirillales bacterium nucleotide sequence GAGCGCGCGAATATCCGCGACTTCGTCGTCGGTGATGTGGCGGCACGCCAATTCGCCCGAGAGCGATTCGAGCGCGCCCATGATCGGAAACAGTTCGTCGATCGATTCGGCGGTAAGGGTGGCGATACGCGCGCCGCGCCGGGGCATCGGTTCCAGCAGCCCTTCGGCGGTGAGTTCGCGGAAGGCTTCGCGCAGCGGCGTGCGCGACACGCCGAGCTTGCGCGCGAGCGCGATCTCGGTGACGCGCGTTCCGGGTTCCAACTCGCCCGAATAGATCATGGCGCGCAGGCGTTCGGCGGTGACGCGATGCAGCGCGCCGCGCCGTCGCCCGCGATTGCGGCCTCTGGATTCGCGCGCGGGAGCTCCACGATCGTTCATGGTCGATTCTCCGTCAAGGATTGCTCGAGAAGCCTGGCGACGTGCATGGCGCTTTGTCCGGCGGCGTCGGCGATCTGGTGGCGGCAACTGGTGCCGTCGGCGACGACAATATCGTCCGCCCCGGCTTGCGCCAATGCCGGCAGCAGGGATTCCCGCGCCATGCGCATGGAAACGTCGAACGTATCGGCGCCGAAACCGAAGGCGCCCGCCATGCCGCAGCAGCCGGCGTCGATCGTTTCGACCCTGAGGCCGGGCACCAGACGCAACACCCGCTCGACGGCGGAAACGACGCCGAACGATTTCTGGTGGCAATGCGGATGCAGAAGCGCGCGCTTGGGCAAAGGCTTCAGCGGCAGCGCCAGCCGCCCGGCGGCGGCTTCCTCGGCGAGGAATTCCTCGAACAGCTTGGCGCGGTCGGCAAGCGCCTTGGCCTCGTCGCCGGGCAGGAGGGCAGGGATCTCGTCGCGGAGGCCGAGCAGGCACGAAGGCTCGAGGCCGACGATCGGCACGCCCCGCCTGGCGAACGGTACCAAATGGGCGAGCAGGCGGCCGGCCTCGGCGCGGGCCTCGGCCACCATGCCGGCGGCCAAATAGGTGCGCCCGCAGCAGAGCGGGCGCCCGCCGTCGTCGGGCTTGGCGAGATGGACGCGATAGCCCGCCGCCGCCAGCACGCGAACGGCGGCGCGCGCGTTTTCGGGCTCGAAATAGGTGTCGAAAGTATCGACCCACAGCACGATTTCGCGCGCGGCGGGATCGATGGGCGCGGCCGATGCGTCGCGCCTGGGATCGAACGGATCGGCCGCGAATTTGGGCAGCGAACGCCGCGCGCTCAAACCCAACACGCGCTCGGAAAGCGCCGCGAGGCCGGGAATCCGGTCGCGCAGCCGCATCAGCCACGGCATCCGCGCCATCACGGGCGCGTAGCGCGGCAGGTGCGCGATCAGCTTGTCTTTGAGCGGCACGCCCAGGCGGCGGGCGCGCTGGTACAGGACCTCGATCTTCATGCGCGCCATGTCGACGCCGGTCGGGCATTCGCGCCGGCAGCCCTTGCAGCCGACGCAGAGCTTCATCGCCTCCGCCATGTCGTCGGAGAGAAGCGCGTCGCGGCCGAGCTGGCCGGACAGGGCGAGGCGCAGCGCGTTGGCCCGTCCGCGCGTCACGTGCGCCTCGTCGAGCGTCGCGCGGTAGGACGGGCACATGACGCCGCCGTCGCGCTTGCGGCAGGCGCCGTTGTTGTTGCACATCTCGACCGCCGGGGCGAAGCCGCCCCATTCCGACCAGTCGAGCGCGGTCTCGAACTTTTCCGTCGCGTAGCCGGGCGGATAGCGGAACAGAGTCCGGTCGTCCATGCGCGGCGGATCGACGACCTTGCCGGGGTTCATCCGGCCCTCGGGGTCGAAGGCGCCCTTGACCTCGGCGAAGGCGCCGACCATGCGGCTCCCGAACATCGGCTGGTGGAACTCGGAACGCGCCAGGCCGTCGCCGTGTTCGCCCGAATGCGAGCCCTTGTATTCCCGCACCATCGCGAACGCCTCCTCGGCGATGGCGCGCATCTTCTTGACCTCGATCTCGGATTTGAGGTTGAGCACCGGGCGCACGTGCAGGCAGCCGACCGAGGCGTGCGCGTACCAGGTCCCGGTGGTGCCGTGCTTGCGGAAGACCGCGGTCAACCGGTCGGTGTATTCGGCCAGGTCTTCGAGCCGTACCGCGCAATCCTCGATGAACGAGACCGGTTTTCCATCGCCCTTCATCGACATCATGATGTTGAGGCCGGCCTTGCGCACGTCCCAGACGTCGCGCTGCAGTTTCGCGTCGGTGATTTCGATCACCGAGTCGGTTAGACCCAAATCGCCCATCAATTCGGAGAGGCGTTTCAGGCCGCGCAGTTGCTCGTCGCGATCTTCGCCCGCGAATTCGACCAGCAGCAGCGCTTCGGGCTCGCCCCGCACGAACTGGTCGACGGCGGCGCGGAACATGGGAATCGCGCGCGCGAGATCGATCATGGTGCGATCGACCAACTCGACCGCCGACGGATCGAGCCGGACGATGTGCTGGGCCGATGCCATCGCCTTGTAGAAGGTCGGAAAGTGACAGACGCCGAGCGCCCGGTGCGGCGGCAGCGGCGCGAGATCGAGCTCGAGGGCGGTGGTGAAGGCGAGCGTTCCTTCCGAACCGACCAGCAGATGGGCGAGATTGGCCGCCGCGCGGTTGTGGCCGCGGAGCGTGCCCGAGGCGGGCGCATCGCGCACCACGGCGTCGATGTTGTAGCCGCCGACCCGGCGCATCAGCGCCGGAAAGCGCGCCGCCACCTCGTCCGCCTCGCGCGCGCCCAGGGCGAACAGCTTTTCGGCCAATGGTCCGAGCGGCGCGGGGAGGCGGCCCAAGTCCGCGTCCCACGGGATTTCGCCGAAACGCACCGCCTGGCCGTCCGGCAACAGCGCCTCGATGGCGCGCACGTTGTCGCGCATGGTGCCGTAGCGAAGCGAGCGGGTGCCGCAGCTGTTGTTGCCGGCCATGCCGCCGAGGGTGGCGCGGTCGCCGGTCGAAATGTCGACCGGGAACCAGAGCCCGTGCGGCTTGAGGAAGGCGTTGAGCCGGTCGAGGGTAATGCCCGGCTCGACCGTGACGGCGCGGGCGCCCGCATCGAAGGCCAGCACCCGGTCGAGATACTTGGAGACGTCCACCACCACCGCCCGGCCGACCGTCTGGCCGCACTGCGAGGTGCCGCCGCCGCGCGGCAGCACCGGCGCGCCGGCATGGTGCGCGACTTCGAGCATGCGCCGGACGTCGTCGGCGGTGCGCGGCACCACCACGCCGAGCGGCTCGATCTGATAGATCGAGGCGTCGGTGGCGTAACGCCCGCGGCTGAAGGGATCGAACAGCACCTCGCCTGCGATCCGCGCCTTGAGGCGGCGGGCGAGGTCCGGATCGCCGGGCGAATAGGGAGATTTATTTTTCGCCGACGGGCCGAAATCGCGGCGGTGGACAAGGGTCGTGGTCATGGGATGTGGGCGAGCCTAAAGCGGTCGGTCCGAAACACAAGCCAAGGCGGCGGCTATGACGCAGCGCAATAAAAACATGTGCGTTTGCAAATGGTTAGCCCATCAGGGTAGGTCAAAACTACCCGTGCGCGGCGTTGTTGTCCCTGCCGCTGTATGCATAATGCCACCCTCCCGAAAAGTTTTGCATACAATCGAACAAAGGACTCCTCGCCCATGCCCCGTCAGCCCGGCCGCCATTTCCTCCAGATTCCCGGCCCCACCAACGTCCCCGACCGCATCTTGAGGGCGATCGACCAGGCGGTCATGGACCACCGCAGCGCCGAATTCGGCCAGTTGGCGCTCCGCGTGCTGGGCGAGGTCAAGAAGGTGTTCAAGACCAAGGGACCGGTGGTGATCTTTCCCTCCTCCGGTACCGGCGCGTGGGAAGCGGCGATGGTCAACACGCTCTCGCCCGGGGACACCGTTCTCATGTACGAGGTCGGCCAGTTCGCCATGCTGTGGGTGGACATGGCCAAGCGCCTCGGCCTGAAGGTCGAGTTGATCGAGGGCGACTGGCGCACCGGCGTCAACGCCGACACGATCGAGGAAAAGCTCCGCGCCGACAAGGCGCACGCCATCAAGGCGGTCTGCATGGTCCACAACGAGACCGCGACCGGCATCACCTCCAACGTCGCCGCGGTGCGCAAGGCGATGGATCGCGCCCATCACCCGGCGCTGTTGATGGTCGACACCATCTCCTCGCTCGCCTCCATCGACTACCGCCACGACGACTGGGGCGTCGACGTGGCGATCGGCGGCTCGCAGAAGGGGCTGATGCTGCCGCCGGGAATCAGCTTCAACGCCATCAGCGACAAGGCGCTGGCCGCCAGCAAGACCGCGAAGCTGCCGCGCGCCTATTGGGAATGGCAGATGATGCTGGAGCCGAACAAATCGGGTTTCTTTCCCTACACGCCGGCGACCAACCTGCTCTACGGCCTCGAGGAAGCGCTCAAGATGCTGTTCGAGGAAGGGCTCGACAATGTGTTCGCGCGCCACGAGCGCCACGCCGAGGCGACCCGGCGCGCGGTCCAGGCCTGGGGCCTCGAAAACCAGTGCGTCAATCCGGCCGAATATTCGGCGACCATCACGGCGATCCGCGTGCCCGACGGCTACGACTCGGATGCCCTGCGCGCCGTGATTTTGGAAAAATTCAACATGGCGCTCGGCACCGGGCTCGCCAAGGTCAAAGGCAAGGTGTTCCGCATCGGCCATCTCGGCGATTTCAACGACCTGATGCTCGCCGGGACCTTGTCGGGCGTGGAGATGGGCCTGCAGCTGGCCGGCATTCCCCACCAGCGCGGCGGCGTCGCGGCCGCCCTCGACTATCTCGCCACCGGCGACGCCCAGCGCGCCGCGCGGCCGAAACGGGTCGCAACCGCCTAATTTAAAGTAATTTTCCGGCGTTTTGGGCCCGGGACCTTGAGGTCCCGGGCCTTTGTTTTTGCGTTTTCGGGTCGGCTCCGGCAGGATTGCATACAATCGACCTCGGAGCCCTCGCCATGCCTCGCCGCGCGGGAAGGCATTTTCTGAACATCCCGGGCCCGACCAACGTGCCCGACCGGGTCTTGCGCGCGCTCGACCGCGCGGTCATCGATCATCGCGGACCCGAATTCGGCGAACTGGCCTGCGGCGTCCTCGACGCCGCGCGCAAGGTGTTCAAGACCAGGGGCCCGGTGGTGATCTTTCCCTCGTCCGGCACCGGGGCGTGGGAAGCGGCGCTGGTCAACACGCTCTCGCCGGGCGATGCGGTGCTGATGTGCGAGATCGGGCATTTCGCCACCTTGTGGGCGGAGCTCGCGCGCAAGCTCGGCCTCAAGGTCGAAGTCATCCCCGGCGATTGGCGCACCGGCGCCGCCGCCGACAAGATCGAAGAGAAACTCCGCGCCGACAAAGGCCACGCGATCAAAGCCGTGTGCGTGGTTCACAACGAAACCTCGACCGGGGTGGTTTCCGACGTGGCGGCGGTGCGCAAGGCCATCGCCCGCATCCGTCATCCGGCGCTGTTGCTGGTCGACACCATTTCGTCCCTCGGTTCGATCGACTATCGCCACGACGAATGGGGCGTCGATGTCACGGTCGGCTGCTCGCAGAAGGGCCTGATGCTGCCGCCCGGCCTCGGCTTCAACGCGATCGGCGAAAAGGCCCTGTTCGCCGCCAAGGGCGCGCGCTCGCCGCGCGCCTACTGGGACTGGCAGGGCATGCTGGAGCCGAACAAAACCGGCTTCTTTCCCTATACGCCGGCGACCAACCTGCTCTACGGCCTCGAGGAAGCGTTCAAGATGCTGTTCGAGGAGGGCCTCGACAACGTCTTTACCCGCCACGCGCGGCATGCCGAGGCGACCCGACGCGCGGTCCAGGCCTGGGGCCTCGAACTCCAGTGCGCCAATCCGGCCGAATATTCCGCTTCGCTGACGGCGATCCGCGTGCCCGACGGCCATGACGCCGACGCGGTGCGCCGCGTGATCCTGGAGCGTTTCGACATGTCCCTCGGCGCCGGGCTCGGCAAGATCAAGGGCAAGGTCTTCCGCATCGGGCATCTCGGTGATTTCAACGATTTGATGCTGGCGGGCACCCTTTCGGGCGTGGAAATGGGCCTGCACATCGCGGGCGTTCCCATCCAGCGGGGCGGCGTCGCGGCCGCCCTCGATTACCTCGCGGGCGGCGCATCCGGAAATAATTAGCGTTGGATCGCGGCCCGGAACGGGGCATAATTCCTGAAACTTTTGCATACAAAACAGGGAGGACGACCATGAAACCCAATCGCTTCATAATCGCCTTCGCCGCCGCCGCGCTGCTCGGCGCGTCGCCGGCGTTCGCCCAGGGTCTTGAGGTCAAGATCGGCCACGTGGGCGAGCCGGGGTCGCTGTTCGACATCTCGGCCAACGAATTCGCCAAGCGCGCCAACGCCAAGCTTGGGACCAAGGCCAAGGTCGTGGCCTACGGATCAAGCCAGCTCGGCGGCGACAAGGAGCAGATGCAGAAGCTGCTGCTCGGCACCCTCGAACTGGCGGTGCCCTCCACGGTCATGACCTCGGTCGTCGATCAGTTCGGCGTGTTCGAGATGCCGTATCTGGTCAAGGACCGCGAGCACATGAAGCGGATCGAAAAGGAAGTGGTGTGGCCCAAGCTCGCGCCGCTCGCCGCCGCCAAGGGCTACACCCTGATTGCGGTCTGGGAGAACGGCTCGCGCCACATCACCAACAACGTCCGGCCGATCGTCAAGCCCGAGGACCTGAAGGGCATCAAGCTGCGCGTCCCTGAGGGCAAGTGGCGGGTGAAGATGTTCCAGGCCTACGGCGCCAACCCCTCGGCCATGAAGTTCTCCGAGGTCTTCACCGCCCTCAAGACCGGGACCATGGACGGGCAAGAGAACCCCTATTCCCAGATCTACAGCGCCAAGTTCCACGAAGCGCAGAAATATCTTTCGATCACCGATCACGTCTACACCCCGGCCTACGTGATCGCCGGCACCAAGCGTTGGGAGGCGTTGCCCGCCGACGTGCGTAAGATCCTGGCCGATACCGCCAAGGAGACCCAGGCGTTCGTCTACGAAACGGCGGCGAAGATGGAGAAGGACCTGCTCGACAAGATCAAGGCCACCGGGGTCGCGGTGAACAACGCCGACAAGGACGCCTTCGTCAAGGCGAGCGCGGGCATCTACAAGGAATTCGGCGATTAGGTCGCCGGCGCGGGCGAAATGATCGCGCTGGCCAACAAGATCCGCTGACGGCGCCGGGTCGGCGCGGCGGGCGGACG carries:
- a CDS encoding GntR family transcriptional regulator; translation: MNDRGAPARESRGRNRGRRRGALHRVTAERLRAMIYSGELEPGTRVTEIALARKLGVSRTPLREAFRELTAEGLLEPMPRRGARIATLTAESIDELFPIMGALESLSGELACRHITDDEVADIRALHRQMAEHHARGDLDSYFRLNQRIHEAIMAATRNPTLARIYFGLAGRVRHARKAANVSAERWNEAMEEHRQMLAALESRDGETLASVLRRHLINKQEALKESVRRYDGGRKQNLATGRHNARP
- a CDS encoding FAD-binding protein, with the protein product MTTTLVHRRDFGPSAKNKSPYSPGDPDLARRLKARIAGEVLFDPFSRGRYATDASIYQIEPLGVVVPRTADDVRRMLEVAHHAGAPVLPRGGGTSQCGQTVGRAVVVDVSKYLDRVLAFDAGARAVTVEPGITLDRLNAFLKPHGLWFPVDISTGDRATLGGMAGNNSCGTRSLRYGTMRDNVRAIEALLPDGQAVRFGEIPWDADLGRLPAPLGPLAEKLFALGAREADEVAARFPALMRRVGGYNIDAVVRDAPASGTLRGHNRAAANLAHLLVGSEGTLAFTTALELDLAPLPPHRALGVCHFPTFYKAMASAQHIVRLDPSAVELVDRTMIDLARAIPMFRAAVDQFVRGEPEALLLVEFAGEDRDEQLRGLKRLSELMGDLGLTDSVIEITDAKLQRDVWDVRKAGLNIMMSMKGDGKPVSFIEDCAVRLEDLAEYTDRLTAVFRKHGTTGTWYAHASVGCLHVRPVLNLKSEIEVKKMRAIAEEAFAMVREYKGSHSGEHGDGLARSEFHQPMFGSRMVGAFAEVKGAFDPEGRMNPGKVVDPPRMDDRTLFRYPPGYATEKFETALDWSEWGGFAPAVEMCNNNGACRKRDGGVMCPSYRATLDEAHVTRGRANALRLALSGQLGRDALLSDDMAEAMKLCVGCKGCRRECPTGVDMARMKIEVLYQRARRLGVPLKDKLIAHLPRYAPVMARMPWLMRLRDRIPGLAALSERVLGLSARRSLPKFAADPFDPRRDASAAPIDPAAREIVLWVDTFDTYFEPENARAAVRVLAAAGYRVHLAKPDDGGRPLCCGRTYLAAGMVAEARAEAGRLLAHLVPFARRGVPIVGLEPSCLLGLRDEIPALLPGDEAKALADRAKLFEEFLAEEAAAGRLALPLKPLPKRALLHPHCHQKSFGVVSAVERVLRLVPGLRVETIDAGCCGMAGAFGFGADTFDVSMRMARESLLPALAQAGADDIVVADGTSCRHQIADAAGQSAMHVARLLEQSLTENRP
- a CDS encoding aminotransferase class V-fold PLP-dependent enzyme, yielding MPRQPGRHFLQIPGPTNVPDRILRAIDQAVMDHRSAEFGQLALRVLGEVKKVFKTKGPVVIFPSSGTGAWEAAMVNTLSPGDTVLMYEVGQFAMLWVDMAKRLGLKVELIEGDWRTGVNADTIEEKLRADKAHAIKAVCMVHNETATGITSNVAAVRKAMDRAHHPALLMVDTISSLASIDYRHDDWGVDVAIGGSQKGLMLPPGISFNAISDKALAASKTAKLPRAYWEWQMMLEPNKSGFFPYTPATNLLYGLEEALKMLFEEGLDNVFARHERHAEATRRAVQAWGLENQCVNPAEYSATITAIRVPDGYDSDALRAVILEKFNMALGTGLAKVKGKVFRIGHLGDFNDLMLAGTLSGVEMGLQLAGIPHQRGGVAAALDYLATGDAQRAARPKRVATA
- a CDS encoding aminotransferase class V-fold PLP-dependent enzyme, producing MPRRAGRHFLNIPGPTNVPDRVLRALDRAVIDHRGPEFGELACGVLDAARKVFKTRGPVVIFPSSGTGAWEAALVNTLSPGDAVLMCEIGHFATLWAELARKLGLKVEVIPGDWRTGAAADKIEEKLRADKGHAIKAVCVVHNETSTGVVSDVAAVRKAIARIRHPALLLVDTISSLGSIDYRHDEWGVDVTVGCSQKGLMLPPGLGFNAIGEKALFAAKGARSPRAYWDWQGMLEPNKTGFFPYTPATNLLYGLEEAFKMLFEEGLDNVFTRHARHAEATRRAVQAWGLELQCANPAEYSASLTAIRVPDGHDADAVRRVILERFDMSLGAGLGKIKGKVFRIGHLGDFNDLMLAGTLSGVEMGLHIAGVPIQRGGVAAALDYLAGGASGNN
- a CDS encoding TRAP transporter substrate-binding protein, which gives rise to MKPNRFIIAFAAAALLGASPAFAQGLEVKIGHVGEPGSLFDISANEFAKRANAKLGTKAKVVAYGSSQLGGDKEQMQKLLLGTLELAVPSTVMTSVVDQFGVFEMPYLVKDREHMKRIEKEVVWPKLAPLAAAKGYTLIAVWENGSRHITNNVRPIVKPEDLKGIKLRVPEGKWRVKMFQAYGANPSAMKFSEVFTALKTGTMDGQENPYSQIYSAKFHEAQKYLSITDHVYTPAYVIAGTKRWEALPADVRKILADTAKETQAFVYETAAKMEKDLLDKIKATGVAVNNADKDAFVKASAGIYKEFGD